Below is a genomic region from Trichoderma asperellum chromosome 2, complete sequence.
ATTTGGCCCGAACATGTCTGCAGCCACAGGCCCCCGAGTCTGCGGTCAACGCGCTGGTAAAACTATCCCAGCAGGCGTGGAACAACTGCGACAAGACGACCAACAGCTTTAGGGCGCAGGAACCGTCGATTGATGGGGACGGCATACGGGACGTCCTTGTGACTGCGATCCAGCACGGAAAATATACCTTCTttgaagaggctgctgaCCATCACCAAGGCCTTTTGCCGCTGGGTTTCTTTGTTTGGATGCGGCAGTGGTTGAGTACTGGCAGCAGTGGCACTGATAGACGGTTTCATGCTGTTCGAAAGGGGTATGCTTGCTGGATCATGTTGCGCTTTCGAGAGCTAACTATAGTAGAATATCGTCTGCCATTTCCTCATACCCTTATTTCGCCGACCAGTTTAGGGCCATCACGAACTTCGTGCCGATTCCAAACGACTCTTTGGCTTCTGACACCGGTGCCACTCCTGATTACGTTTTGGACTGGGCTCGTGAAAAACTCCGCTTCTGCCTGGATGCCTGCGCGTCTAAGTCGCTGGGCTGCGAAGATGG
It encodes:
- a CDS encoding uncharacterized protein (EggNog:ENOG41), encoding MRQWLSTGSSGTDRRFHAVRKGISSAISSYPYFADQFRAITNFVPIPNDSLASDTGATPDYVLDWAREKLRFCLDACASKSLGCEDGPAMVDLALYFNDSSTFLSQIVTPRIDQRHDAPPSFLHSWSGYDSKAPRASYQ